One Amycolatopsis sp. NBC_00355 genomic window carries:
- a CDS encoding TetR/AcrR family transcriptional regulator — protein MAENSTSSRRERPAKPALTRRGIVATAVAVMRAEGAERVTMRRLAKELDTGPASLYVYVKDTEELHAAMLDELLAEVDLGDGGAGEWRDRLWAVLGSYRSVLFAHPSLARVALVTRLSGSHYLAVVEAVLALLDEGGMPPGQAAWAVDVLLLIATATAVEHGSRQEKPGAEREHDVLVETLAGLSAQTYPHIAALGPDLVSGPGLSRARWAFDVLLNGALSTTRPRNEQR, from the coding sequence ATGGCCGAGAACAGCACATCCAGTCGCCGGGAACGTCCGGCGAAGCCGGCTCTGACGCGTCGAGGCATCGTGGCGACGGCGGTCGCCGTCATGCGCGCCGAAGGTGCCGAGCGCGTCACCATGCGCCGGCTGGCCAAGGAGCTCGACACCGGTCCCGCCTCGCTCTACGTGTACGTCAAGGACACCGAGGAACTGCACGCCGCGATGCTCGACGAGCTGCTCGCCGAGGTCGACCTCGGCGACGGCGGCGCGGGGGAGTGGCGTGACCGGCTCTGGGCGGTGCTGGGCTCCTACCGCTCGGTGCTGTTCGCCCACCCGAGCCTCGCCCGGGTCGCGCTGGTGACCCGGCTGAGCGGGTCGCACTACCTGGCTGTCGTCGAAGCGGTGCTCGCGCTGCTCGACGAAGGCGGGATGCCGCCGGGGCAGGCCGCGTGGGCCGTCGACGTGCTGCTGCTGATCGCCACCGCGACCGCCGTCGAACACGGCAGCCGCCAGGAAAAGCCCGGCGCCGAGCGGGAGCACGACGTGCTCGTCGAGACGCTCGCCGGCCTCTCCGCGCAGACCTATCCGCACATCGCGGCGCTGGGCCCGGATCTCGTGTCCGGACCGGGCCTGTCCCGTGCGCGCTGGGCGTTCGACGTCCTGCTGAACGGCG
- a CDS encoding ATP-binding protein → MPEGIGIELRNRNASALVFVTGRLDITGYPFLRDGLLKIAADTPPGLIADIDGLVMDLHSPSLFPFVATRLERWPGIPFSLVTRQPAHIEAFGSFGLDRFVPVYADVEAAEEALPHPIRRRAERTLARGEAGIAQARAFVSARTGEWGVPALEYDGTLIAAELTDNASRHTASLPRLRLELRRDLLTIAVSDDDPRPAVLLDQPDLLEPGLGLRIVAQTARAWGSSKRWTGGKVVWAVLATPERRRSGTLGP, encoded by the coding sequence GTGCCTGAGGGCATCGGGATCGAGCTGCGGAACCGGAACGCGAGCGCGTTGGTCTTCGTGACCGGGCGGCTCGACATCACGGGCTACCCCTTCCTGCGTGACGGCCTCCTGAAGATCGCCGCCGATACCCCGCCGGGGCTGATCGCGGACATCGACGGCCTGGTCATGGACCTGCACTCGCCGAGCCTGTTCCCGTTCGTCGCCACCCGGCTCGAGCGCTGGCCGGGCATCCCGTTCTCCCTGGTGACCCGGCAGCCCGCGCACATCGAGGCGTTCGGCTCCTTCGGCCTGGACCGGTTCGTCCCGGTGTACGCCGACGTCGAGGCCGCGGAGGAGGCGTTGCCGCACCCGATCCGCCGCCGCGCGGAGCGGACACTCGCGCGCGGGGAAGCCGGGATCGCGCAGGCGCGCGCATTCGTCAGTGCGCGGACCGGCGAATGGGGCGTGCCCGCGCTCGAGTACGACGGCACGCTCATCGCGGCGGAGCTCACGGACAACGCTTCCCGGCACACGGCTTCGCTGCCGCGGTTGCGCCTGGAGCTGCGGCGGGACCTGCTGACGATCGCGGTGAGCGACGACGATCCCCGGCCCGCGGTGCTGCTCGACCAGCCCGACCTGCTGGAGCCCGGCCTGGGCCTGCGGATCGTGGCGCAGACCGCCCGGGCGTGGGGGAGCAGCAAGCGGTGGACGGGCGGCAAGGTCGTCTGGGCCGTCCTGGCCACGCCGGAGCGGCGCCGGTCGGGGACCCTCGGTCCCTGA
- a CDS encoding DoxX family protein, protein MHRLAPAREHVIGLYRIVIGFLFACHGAKSLFGLFGAKSTVAVGAWPGWWAAVIQLVCGALVCVGLGTRVAAVLGSGSMAFAYFTVHLPTGLLPIQNGGEAATLFCWALLTVAFIGPGRFALSTLLTRQRTSAPEQDHVRADELAS, encoded by the coding sequence ATGCACCGCTTGGCCCCGGCCCGCGAGCACGTCATCGGGCTCTACCGCATCGTCATCGGCTTCCTGTTCGCCTGTCACGGCGCCAAGTCGCTGTTCGGGCTCTTCGGCGCGAAGTCCACCGTCGCCGTCGGCGCGTGGCCGGGCTGGTGGGCCGCGGTGATCCAGCTCGTCTGCGGCGCGCTGGTCTGCGTCGGGCTCGGTACCCGGGTCGCCGCCGTGCTCGGCTCGGGCTCGATGGCGTTCGCCTACTTCACGGTGCACCTGCCGACCGGCCTGCTCCCGATCCAGAACGGCGGCGAGGCCGCGACCCTGTTCTGCTGGGCACTGCTGACCGTCGCGTTCATCGGCCCGGGCCGCTTCGCGTTGAGCACTCTCCTTACCCGGCAACGCACTTCGGCACCGGAGCAGGATCACGTCCGGGCGGACGAACTCGCGTCCTGA
- a CDS encoding VOC family protein — MSIFRLNHAVLYVRNVAESVAFYRDLLGFDYIEGGDAHRGAAFLRAPGSTNDHDLGLFELGAHAEDSGAGQTSVGLYHLAWEVDTLGDLDLIAGRLEAAGALVGSSDHGTTKSLYAKDPSGIEFEVVWIIPRELLTDADRDKSKAIGRLDLAREMAKYGPDVRGGVGISRP, encoded by the coding sequence ATGTCGATCTTTCGCCTGAACCACGCCGTGCTGTACGTCCGGAACGTGGCCGAGAGCGTGGCGTTCTACCGGGACCTCCTGGGGTTCGACTACATCGAGGGCGGCGACGCCCACCGCGGCGCGGCCTTCCTGCGGGCGCCCGGCTCGACCAACGACCACGACCTCGGCCTGTTCGAGCTCGGCGCGCACGCCGAGGACTCCGGCGCCGGGCAGACGTCGGTCGGCCTGTACCACCTCGCGTGGGAGGTCGACACCCTCGGCGACCTGGACCTCATCGCCGGCCGTCTCGAAGCGGCCGGCGCGCTGGTCGGCTCGTCCGACCACGGCACCACGAAGTCGTTGTACGCCAAGGATCCGAGCGGGATCGAGTTCGAGGTCGTCTGGATCATCCCGCGCGAGCTGCTGACCGACGCGGATCGCGACAAGAGCAAGGCCATCGGCCGGCTGGACCTCGCGCGCGAGATGGCGAAGTACGGCCCTGACGTCCGCGGCGGCGTCGGCATCTCGCGCCCGTAG
- a CDS encoding D-Ala-D-Ala carboxypeptidase family metallohydrolase, translating into MSLFRPSAGIGRRTLLKAAAGTGVALAGSLAAMAAFPGIAAAYSWPSSLRSGSTGAAVKELQIRVAGWAADGPQQTYVAVDGEFGPGTEAALKRFQAANHLTADGVADADDFATLNALESADGSTSHFEFSEFTSNDGTGFGGGKVGSATVKENVRRLMYKLEALRAKGGNRAITISSGFRSVAHNQAIGGASNSMHVYGTAADIYVSGLSTRQVYVLAEACGFSGLERYTLSDAHQHVDSRIEYAYGSQSWWWESGTVS; encoded by the coding sequence ATGAGCCTGTTCCGCCCGTCCGCCGGCATCGGCCGCCGCACCCTGCTCAAGGCCGCGGCCGGGACCGGGGTCGCCCTGGCCGGCAGCCTTGCCGCGATGGCGGCGTTCCCCGGGATCGCGGCGGCCTACTCGTGGCCGTCGTCGTTGCGGTCCGGTTCGACCGGCGCGGCCGTGAAGGAACTGCAGATCCGCGTCGCGGGCTGGGCCGCCGACGGCCCGCAGCAGACGTACGTCGCCGTCGACGGTGAATTCGGTCCCGGCACCGAAGCCGCCCTGAAACGGTTCCAGGCCGCGAACCACCTGACGGCCGACGGTGTCGCGGACGCGGACGACTTCGCGACCCTCAATGCGCTGGAATCCGCGGACGGCTCGACGTCGCACTTCGAATTCAGCGAATTCACGTCCAATGACGGTACGGGTTTCGGTGGCGGCAAGGTCGGCTCGGCGACGGTCAAGGAGAACGTCCGGCGGCTGATGTACAAGCTCGAAGCCCTGCGGGCGAAGGGTGGCAACCGGGCGATCACGATCTCGTCGGGCTTTCGCAGCGTCGCGCACAACCAGGCCATCGGCGGCGCGTCGAACAGCATGCACGTCTACGGCACGGCAGCGGACATCTACGTCAGCGGCCTGAGCACACGCCAGGTGTACGTCCTCGCCGAGGCCTGCGGGTTCTCCGGGTTGGAGCGCTACACACTCTCGGACGCCCACCAGCACGTCGACAGCCGCATCGAGTACGCGTACGGCTCGCAGAGCTGGTGGTGGGAGAGCGGCACCGTGAGTTGA
- a CDS encoding alpha/beta fold hydrolase, protein MTRSESLGREHRVRLPAGEVRYFERGSGAPVVFVHGVLTNAQLWRKVVPDVAAAGFRCVAPDLPLGSHDLPMRADADLSPAGAADVIADLLEALDLRDVTLVANDTGGALTQIMLSRRPDRVGRVVLTPSDCFEYFFPPIFKPLPAIARIPGSMAVLGQLLRFRVLYPLPMLFGWVVKRPLPDDVAQAYLAPLRKSAGVRRDLRKLLRDVHPRHTLAAAEALRTFDRPVLLAWASEDKLFPISLAHRLAALLPDAKLVEIADSYTFVSEDQPAALARHVIEFAGVMAD, encoded by the coding sequence ATGACGAGAAGCGAATCCTTGGGTCGGGAGCACCGGGTCCGGCTGCCGGCGGGTGAGGTGCGGTACTTCGAGCGGGGCAGCGGCGCGCCCGTGGTGTTCGTCCACGGCGTGCTGACGAACGCGCAGCTGTGGCGGAAGGTGGTGCCGGACGTCGCGGCGGCCGGGTTCCGTTGTGTGGCCCCGGATCTGCCGCTGGGCTCGCACGACCTCCCGATGCGAGCGGATGCCGACCTCTCCCCCGCCGGCGCCGCCGACGTCATCGCGGACCTCCTGGAGGCGCTGGACCTGCGCGACGTCACACTGGTCGCGAACGACACCGGCGGCGCGCTGACGCAGATCATGCTCAGCCGCCGCCCGGACCGGGTCGGGCGGGTGGTGCTCACGCCGTCCGACTGCTTCGAGTACTTCTTCCCGCCGATCTTCAAGCCGCTGCCCGCGATCGCGCGGATCCCGGGGTCGATGGCCGTGCTCGGTCAGCTGCTGCGGTTCCGCGTGCTGTACCCGCTGCCGATGCTGTTCGGCTGGGTCGTCAAGCGACCGCTGCCCGACGACGTCGCGCAGGCCTACCTCGCGCCGCTGCGGAAGTCCGCCGGAGTGCGGCGCGACCTGCGCAAGCTGCTGCGTGACGTGCACCCGAGGCACACCTTGGCCGCCGCCGAGGCGCTGCGGACGTTCGACCGGCCGGTGCTGCTCGCCTGGGCGAGCGAGGACAAGCTGTTCCCGATCTCGCTCGCCCACCGGCTCGCCGCGCTGCTGCCGGACGCGAAGCTCGTCGAGATCGCGGACTCCTACACGTTCGTCTCGGAGGACCAGCCCGCCGCGCTGGCGCGGCACGTGATCGAGTTCGCGGGCGTCATGGCAGATTAG
- a CDS encoding TetR/AcrR family transcriptional regulator — protein sequence MRRTQQDRSAGTKAALVAAARELFATRGYQAVPADEITRAAGVTRGALYHHYADKQGLFRAVVEELERELTEEVGAAFARGADPLTGMTLGLGVFLDACLREDVRRISLTDAPAVLGWDVWREIEAEYGLGLIISVLDQARADGLIVELPVPALAQLVLSAVMEAARMIAAADDPARTRADVQQVLGAWLASLLKA from the coding sequence GTGCGACGTACCCAGCAGGACCGCTCCGCAGGCACGAAGGCCGCCCTGGTCGCCGCCGCGCGCGAGCTGTTCGCCACCCGCGGCTACCAGGCCGTGCCGGCGGACGAGATCACCCGCGCGGCGGGCGTCACCCGCGGCGCGCTGTACCACCACTACGCCGACAAGCAGGGTTTGTTCCGCGCGGTGGTCGAGGAGCTGGAACGCGAACTGACCGAAGAGGTCGGCGCCGCGTTCGCCCGGGGCGCCGACCCGCTGACCGGCATGACGCTCGGCCTCGGCGTGTTCCTCGACGCCTGCCTGCGCGAAGACGTCCGCCGGATCTCCCTCACCGACGCGCCCGCCGTGCTGGGCTGGGACGTCTGGCGCGAGATCGAGGCGGAGTACGGCCTCGGCCTGATCATCAGCGTGCTGGACCAGGCCCGGGCGGACGGGCTGATCGTCGAACTGCCGGTCCCCGCGCTGGCGCAGCTGGTGCTGAGCGCGGTGATGGAGGCGGCCCGGATGATCGCCGCCGCGGACGACCCGGCGCGGACCCGTGCCGACGTCCAGCAGGTGCTCGGCGCCTGGCTGGCGAGCCTGCTGAAGGCCTAG
- the tsaA gene encoding tRNA (N6-threonylcarbamoyladenosine(37)-N6)-methyltransferase TrmO, translating into MTSPLPAIGVVRTARTELEHTPVQAAANRAEEGTIELDARFAEGLAGLAGFDYAWLLSWLDRPDRPGGLTQVPYLLRREGRRMGIFATRGPRRPNPIGLSLIRLLDVSGTTIRFAGVDLLDGTPVLDVKPYVTRFDRPPGDPACGWFDAVDVPEGVTPARLAEES; encoded by the coding sequence ATGACCTCGCCCCTGCCCGCGATCGGCGTCGTGCGCACCGCCCGGACGGAGCTCGAGCACACCCCCGTCCAGGCCGCCGCGAACCGTGCCGAGGAAGGCACGATCGAACTCGACGCACGCTTCGCCGAGGGACTGGCCGGGCTCGCCGGGTTCGACTACGCGTGGCTGCTCAGCTGGCTGGACCGGCCCGACCGACCGGGCGGTCTCACGCAGGTGCCGTACCTGCTGCGCCGCGAAGGCCGCCGGATGGGCATCTTCGCCACCCGCGGCCCGCGCCGGCCGAACCCGATCGGGCTCAGCCTCATCCGGCTGCTCGACGTCTCCGGCACCACGATCCGGTTCGCCGGTGTCGATCTCCTCGACGGCACGCCGGTGCTCGACGTGAAGCCGTACGTCACCCGGTTCGACCGGCCGCCCGGCGACCCGGCCTGCGGGTGGTTCGACGCCGTCGACGTGCCCGAAGGCGTCACGCCGGCCCGGCTGGCCGAAGAATCCTAG
- a CDS encoding S1 family peptidase, with translation MRRRIALALGGAAVLTASLATTALAPAVAQASPGLIAAMQRDFGLTAAQAETRLGQETTASRVLPDAQRAAGAAFGGAWFDPALGKLVVGVTDPAAAAAVRQAGAEPTTAVISAAKLDAAKAAIDSAAKAHPAPAGVSGWRTDARSGSVVVTLRPGAQGADVDAFVAQARKAGPVTVTSTPKAETFAAGTVGGDPYYINGNTRCSIGFSVNGGFVSAGHCGGAGSSVVGWDGSAMGTFAGSSFPGNDYSFIRTGNGWWNAPVVLGWGTVSDALVRGSWVAPVGTSVCRSGSTTHWHCGVVEGLNETVNYSQGAVYQVTRTNVCAEPGDSGGSFITGDQAQGVTSGGWGNCSSGGETWFQPVNEILQTFGVSLVTA, from the coding sequence ATGCGTCGAAGAATCGCCCTGGCTCTCGGCGGCGCCGCCGTCCTCACCGCCAGTCTCGCCACCACCGCTCTCGCCCCCGCCGTCGCGCAGGCGTCGCCCGGCCTGATCGCCGCCATGCAACGGGATTTCGGGCTGACCGCCGCCCAAGCCGAAACCCGGCTGGGGCAAGAGACGACCGCCTCGCGGGTGCTGCCGGACGCGCAGCGCGCCGCCGGTGCGGCCTTCGGCGGGGCCTGGTTCGATCCCGCGCTCGGCAAGCTCGTCGTCGGCGTGACCGACCCGGCCGCGGCCGCCGCCGTCCGGCAGGCGGGCGCCGAGCCGACGACCGCCGTGATCAGCGCGGCGAAACTGGACGCGGCGAAAGCCGCCATCGACTCGGCGGCCAAGGCGCATCCCGCGCCGGCCGGTGTCAGTGGCTGGCGGACCGACGCGCGCAGCGGCAGTGTCGTCGTCACCCTCCGGCCCGGCGCGCAGGGCGCCGACGTCGACGCTTTTGTCGCGCAGGCCCGGAAAGCCGGCCCCGTCACCGTGACCTCGACGCCGAAGGCCGAGACGTTCGCGGCCGGGACAGTCGGCGGCGACCCGTACTACATCAACGGCAACACCCGCTGCTCGATCGGCTTCTCCGTGAACGGCGGGTTCGTCAGCGCCGGGCACTGCGGCGGCGCCGGCAGCTCGGTCGTCGGCTGGGACGGCTCGGCGATGGGCACGTTCGCCGGTTCTTCCTTCCCCGGCAACGACTATTCGTTCATCCGCACCGGCAACGGCTGGTGGAACGCGCCGGTCGTGCTCGGCTGGGGCACGGTCAGCGACGCGCTCGTGCGCGGCTCCTGGGTCGCGCCCGTCGGCACCTCGGTGTGCCGCTCGGGTTCGACGACGCACTGGCACTGCGGTGTCGTGGAGGGGCTGAACGAAACCGTCAACTACTCCCAGGGCGCCGTCTACCAGGTGACCCGTACCAACGTCTGCGCCGAGCCCGGCGACTCGGGCGGCTCCTTCATCACCGGTGACCAGGCGCAGGGCGTCACCTCCGGTGGCTGGGGCAACTGCAGCTCCGGCGGCGAGACGTGGTTCCAGCCGGTGAACGAGATCCTGCAGACGTTCGGCGTTTCGCTGGTCACGGCCTAG
- a CDS encoding enolase C-terminal domain-like protein — protein sequence MSGLAASTSVPIAVGESLYSVAQFRDHLHRGAASIVQPDVARVGGITPWLKVAHLAEAFNVEACPHLLMEPHVSLAAAVPNGRYVEHIPQLRAITRTEMTSKTATRCPRETPGLGIDRDRDAMDDRRVSRTGKHARPPGHPKGRPGGKGAESDFVDLVGDHPGRYQQRAGAFRDRRAEAVRHEVADHIPERAAVRAVRDHPVAVALTGETADRDTLAEKDAVPLPEAPGWREITAGRGRGTDRQTEQGKNSDGENRQFPSHDHSSARRTPTEPSLELRKNYGQFIGQVNSAQRKVTTLLHPG from the coding sequence GTGTCCGGGCTCGCCGCCTCGACGTCCGTGCCGATCGCCGTCGGCGAGTCGCTTTACTCGGTCGCACAGTTCCGCGACCACCTGCACCGCGGCGCGGCCTCGATCGTGCAGCCCGACGTCGCCCGGGTCGGCGGCATCACGCCCTGGCTCAAGGTGGCCCACCTGGCCGAAGCCTTCAACGTCGAGGCCTGCCCACACTTACTGATGGAACCGCACGTGAGCCTCGCCGCGGCGGTGCCGAACGGCCGTTACGTCGAGCACATCCCGCAGCTGCGGGCGATCACCCGCACGGAAATGACGTCGAAAACGGCCACGCGGTGCCCCCGGGAAACCCCCGGCCTCGGAATCGACCGGGATCGCGACGCGATGGACGACCGCCGCGTTTCCCGAACCGGAAAACACGCGCGTCCGCCCGGCCACCCGAAAGGGCGACCGGGCGGAAAAGGCGCGGAATCAGATTTCGTCGACCTGGTAGGCGACCACCCGGGCCGGTACCAGCAGCGCGCCGGTGCATTCCGCGACCGCCGGGCCGAAGCCGTACGGCACGAAGTCGCCGACCACATACCAGAACGCGCTGCCGTTCGAGCAGTGCGCGATCACCCGGTAGCCGTAGCCCTCACCGGGGAAACAGCTGACCGAGACACCTTGGCCGAAAAGGATGCCGTACCGCTCCCCGAAGCACCCGGGTGGCGCGAAATCACTGCCGGCCGCGGCCGCGGTACCGACCGTCAGACCGAACAGGGAAAAAACAGCGACGGCGAGAACCGCCAATTTCCTTCGCATGACCACTCCTCAGCACGGAGAACCCCGACGGAACCGAGCCTAGAACTGCGAAAGAATTACGGGCAATTCATCGGGCAAGTGAACTCCGCGCAGCGGAAAGTCACGACGCTGCTCCATCCGGGCTAG
- a CDS encoding sulfatase, producing the protein MMGTTGLPRSRRARRRTPGGGAALPDFGLPRAARRHAVASVVLTVLAALLVLFALLAPDDLTSFSPEALVRVPVEGLIVAAFVLVLPPRARTVVAVLGGLVLGLLTIMKALDTGFYATLEKPFDPVYDWSFFTAGVEFLAGEIGDAGAYAVLAGAVVLSLAIVVFTVLAMLRLTRIAAGRRTGATRVVAVLGVIWIVCSVFGVEIAPGQPVAAQNAAALAYDDLRQVSTDLREQQPFSELAAEDAFRNTSGDQLLAGLRGKNVVLTFVESYGRVALDDPGFAPKIGATLDAGTAQLRAAGIGAKSAFLSSSTFGGGSWLAHSTVESGMWIDNQQRYNNLLDSDRLTLGGAFQKAGWKTVWDVPAHTKDWPEGQRFYHPDAYYDFRNIGYRGPGFAYATMPDQYTLSMLQRNELAKPAQKPVMAEVDLVSSHAPWSPRPWLVDWNQVGDGSIFAPQPGAGEAPESVWKDPAKIRDAYRDATDYSLKTLISFVQHYGDDNLVLVFLGDHQPPVVTPQGAVHDVPITIVAKDPKVLDRISGWGWTDGLHPAAQAPVWKMDSFRDRFLTAFAR; encoded by the coding sequence ATGATGGGAACCACCGGTCTGCCGCGGTCGCGGCGAGCCCGCCGCCGCACCCCGGGCGGAGGTGCGGCACTGCCCGACTTCGGGCTGCCGCGGGCCGCCCGGCGGCACGCCGTCGCGAGCGTGGTGCTCACCGTCCTGGCCGCGCTGCTGGTGCTGTTCGCGCTCCTCGCGCCGGACGACCTCACCTCGTTCTCGCCGGAAGCCCTGGTCCGGGTGCCGGTGGAAGGCCTGATCGTGGCCGCGTTCGTGCTGGTCCTGCCGCCGCGGGCGCGCACGGTGGTCGCGGTGCTGGGCGGCCTGGTGCTGGGCCTGCTCACGATCATGAAGGCGCTCGACACCGGCTTCTACGCGACCCTCGAGAAGCCGTTCGACCCCGTCTACGACTGGAGCTTCTTCACCGCGGGCGTCGAGTTCCTCGCCGGCGAGATCGGCGACGCGGGCGCGTACGCCGTGCTGGCCGGGGCCGTGGTCCTCTCGCTCGCGATCGTCGTCTTCACGGTGCTCGCGATGCTGCGGCTGACCCGGATCGCGGCCGGCCGGCGGACCGGCGCGACGCGGGTGGTCGCCGTGCTCGGCGTGATCTGGATCGTCTGCTCGGTCTTCGGCGTCGAGATCGCGCCGGGCCAGCCGGTCGCGGCCCAGAACGCCGCGGCCCTGGCCTACGACGACCTGCGCCAGGTGAGCACCGACCTGCGGGAACAGCAGCCGTTCAGCGAGCTGGCCGCCGAGGACGCGTTCCGGAACACCTCCGGTGACCAGCTGCTGGCCGGGCTGCGCGGCAAGAACGTGGTGCTCACGTTCGTGGAGAGCTACGGCCGCGTCGCGCTCGACGACCCGGGGTTCGCGCCGAAGATCGGCGCGACGCTCGACGCGGGCACCGCGCAGCTGCGCGCGGCCGGCATCGGCGCGAAGAGCGCGTTCCTCTCGTCCTCGACGTTCGGCGGCGGCAGCTGGCTCGCGCACTCCACCGTCGAGTCCGGCATGTGGATCGACAACCAGCAGCGCTACAACAACCTCCTCGACAGTGATCGGCTGACCCTGGGCGGCGCGTTCCAGAAGGCGGGCTGGAAGACCGTCTGGGACGTGCCCGCGCACACGAAGGACTGGCCGGAGGGGCAGCGGTTCTACCACCCGGACGCCTACTACGACTTCCGGAACATCGGCTACCGGGGCCCGGGGTTCGCCTACGCCACGATGCCGGATCAGTACACGCTCTCCATGCTGCAGCGCAACGAGCTGGCGAAACCGGCCCAAAAGCCGGTGATGGCCGAGGTGGACCTCGTCTCCAGCCACGCGCCGTGGTCGCCGCGGCCCTGGCTGGTCGACTGGAACCAGGTCGGCGACGGCTCGATCTTCGCGCCCCAGCCGGGTGCGGGCGAGGCGCCCGAGTCGGTCTGGAAGGACCCCGCGAAGATCCGCGACGCCTACCGCGACGCCACCGACTACTCGCTCAAGACGCTCATCTCCTTCGTGCAGCACTACGGCGACGACAACCTGGTGCTGGTGTTCCTCGGCGACCACCAGCCGCCGGTCGTCACCCCGCAGGGCGCGGTCCACGACGTGCCGATCACAATCGTCGCGAAGGACCCGAAGGTGCTGGACCGGATCTCCGGCTGGGGCTGGACGGACGGGCTGCACCCGGCCGCGCAGGCGCCGGTGTGGAAGATGGACTCCTTCCGCGATCGCTTCCTGACCGCGTTCGCCCGCTGA
- a CDS encoding antitoxin: MSLFDKAKEALGNNPDKADQGIDKAAEAAKGRFGEHADKIDQGSDKVKDFLHKQGGGQQDAPPQ; this comes from the coding sequence ATGAGTCTTTTCGACAAGGCGAAAGAGGCCCTGGGCAACAACCCCGACAAGGCCGACCAGGGCATCGACAAGGCCGCCGAAGCCGCCAAGGGGCGGTTCGGCGAGCACGCCGACAAGATCGACCAGGGCTCGGACAAGGTGAAGGACTTCCTGCACAAGCAGGGCGGCGGCCAGCAGGACGCGCCGCCGCAGTGA
- a CDS encoding VanZ family protein: MVATYLVPVRTALYLFPLIVLLVMLPAAFVSYRRRGRAGGWTTVVFYTFVFYLLAIATQTILPLPDNANFCAGHSYASSPQLRPFYFVEVVSQRARGHWSPGAILHNPAVWTTALNVAMLVPLGLFLRYAQRMRAVPTILAGFGLSLLFELTQLTGLWFVYPCPYRLFSVDDLILNTAGAALGWLIAGPLGRVLPALQPDHDHRRYATKVTFTRRLFALATDLLGFAALLGFLFGLLTLFGEDLRHRDTPVVILAIVWFVVLPAVTGSTPGKRAMLLRVARRSGRRAGPISLLVRNGVLLSPLWLTWMLLDLDRWDLGEHPEQLLLPLALAASFFVVLVWTPLAVLLDNEHRAPYERLTRTVNLAIVPSPASTPPEPVPEPARTKEVL, translated from the coding sequence GTGGTCGCCACCTACCTCGTCCCCGTCCGGACCGCCCTCTACCTGTTCCCGCTCATCGTCCTGCTCGTCATGCTGCCGGCGGCGTTCGTCAGCTACCGGCGCCGAGGGCGCGCGGGCGGGTGGACGACGGTCGTCTTCTACACCTTCGTGTTCTACCTCCTGGCGATCGCGACGCAGACGATCCTGCCGCTGCCCGACAACGCGAACTTCTGCGCGGGACACAGCTACGCCAGTTCTCCCCAGCTGCGGCCGTTCTACTTCGTCGAAGTCGTCTCGCAGCGCGCCCGCGGCCACTGGAGCCCCGGCGCGATCCTGCACAACCCCGCTGTCTGGACCACCGCGCTCAACGTCGCGATGCTGGTCCCGCTCGGCCTGTTCCTCCGCTACGCCCAGCGGATGCGCGCCGTGCCGACGATCCTGGCCGGGTTCGGCCTCTCCCTCCTGTTCGAGCTGACGCAGCTCACCGGGCTGTGGTTCGTCTACCCGTGCCCGTACCGCCTGTTCAGCGTCGACGACCTCATCCTGAACACCGCAGGTGCCGCGCTCGGCTGGCTGATCGCCGGCCCGCTCGGCCGGGTGCTGCCCGCGCTGCAGCCGGACCACGACCACCGCCGCTACGCCACGAAGGTCACCTTCACCCGGCGGCTGTTCGCGCTGGCCACCGACCTGCTCGGGTTCGCCGCGCTGCTGGGGTTCCTGTTCGGCCTGCTGACGCTGTTCGGCGAGGACCTGCGCCACCGCGACACGCCGGTCGTCATCCTCGCGATCGTGTGGTTCGTGGTCCTGCCCGCGGTGACCGGGTCGACGCCGGGCAAGCGGGCGATGCTGCTGCGGGTCGCGCGGCGCAGCGGCCGCCGGGCCGGGCCCATATCGCTGCTGGTCCGCAACGGCGTCCTGCTGTCCCCCCTGTGGCTGACTTGGATGCTGCTGGACCTGGACCGCTGGGACCTCGGCGAGCACCCCGAACAGCTGCTGCTGCCGCTCGCGCTGGCGGCGTCGTTCTTCGTCGTGCTCGTGTGGACCCCGCTGGCCGTCCTGCTCGACAACGAGCACCGCGCACCCTACGAACGGCTGACCCGCACCGTGAACCTCGCGATCGTGCCCTCACCTGCGAGCACGCCGCCCGAACCGGTCCCCGAACCGGCCCGGACCAAGGAAGTCCTTTAA